In Chloracidobacterium sp., one genomic interval encodes:
- a CDS encoding transposase has product MPQSLVRILVHVVFSSKNRIDLIHPEVEAGLYAYIHGIVENNRSKLIIGNGTANHGHLLISMGKTIDISGLVGVIKRDSSVWMKKHERSFYWQEGYGAFSIGESQVPRVMKYIAEQKVHHAQKTFEDEYRGLLGRYKVEYDDRYVWD; this is encoded by the coding sequence ATGCCGCAATCATTGGTCAGAATTTTGGTGCACGTTGTCTTCTCGAGCAAAAACCGCATCGATCTTATCCATCCGGAGGTCGAGGCTGGCTTGTACGCATACATTCACGGCATCGTTGAAAACAATAGGTCGAAACTCATAATCGGCAACGGTACGGCGAATCACGGCCATTTACTGATCTCAATGGGCAAGACGATCGACATAAGCGGTCTTGTCGGCGTTATAAAACGCGACAGTTCGGTTTGGATGAAGAAACATGAACGCTCATTCTATTGGCAGGAAGGCTACGGAGCCTTTTCAATTGGGGAGTCTCAGGTACCGCGAGTGATGAAGTACATTGCAGAACAGAAAGTGCATCATGCGCAGAAGACATTTGAGGATGAGTATCGCGGGTTGCTGGGTCGATACAAAGTCGAATATGACGATCGATATGTTTGGGATTGA
- a CDS encoding SRPBCC domain-containing protein, translating to MILLETSRNIAASAYKVFAAFADGERLARWFGPAGFTNTFHTFEFESGGRWVYTMYGPDGKNYENESVFREVVPGKRIVIEHISLPKYELTIALAENGGQTKVTWIQDFENETFATKMTDFLKTANEQNLDKLSAEVLGSS from the coding sequence ATGATACTCCTCGAGACCTCACGAAACATCGCGGCCTCGGCCTATAAGGTTTTTGCCGCCTTTGCCGACGGTGAGCGTCTTGCCCGCTGGTTCGGCCCAGCTGGATTCACTAATACGTTTCACACATTTGAATTCGAGAGCGGCGGGCGTTGGGTCTATACAATGTATGGCCCAGACGGGAAAAATTATGAGAACGAGAGCGTCTTTCGCGAGGTCGTGCCCGGAAAAAGGATCGTTATTGAGCACATTTCATTGCCAAAATATGAGCTGACCATCGCGCTTGCTGAAAATGGCGGGCAAACAAAGGTGACTTGGATACAGGATTTCGAAAACGAAACCTTCGCGACGAAAATGACCGATTTTCTGAAAACCGCCAACGAGCAAAACCTCGATAAGCTCTCCGCGGAAGTTCTCGGTTCGAGCTAG
- a CDS encoding PDZ domain-containing protein — protein sequence MPISFPVALFRFTVAAAVLLLCASFGIGQKYDSIEKGRMKDMLKVIKSDIKSHYFDPEYKGIDLEAKFQAAAEKLSGATSTGQALGIIAQTVIDFNDSHLYFIPPATNLRVDYGWRMSYIGDKCIVTDVKPGSDAEKKGLKPGDEIIAINGFRITRSELWKVQYYYNRISKRGSLVLAVLSPGASSARDIEIASEVKHQPQTIVGDSLFRLNDDFYNEKNDDHRFVKLAGGITVWKMPSWAFDPSLSGNLFSRAANGQSIIMDLRGNGGGYVVNLEDIAGYFVDKDTQIAELKGRKKMDPQVAKTKGSKVFPGKLVILLDSRSGSASEIFARFMQLQKRATVIGDVSAGAVMQSMTYDHDIGGGSYVLFAVSVTNADVIMSDGKSLEHVGVIPDELVLPTPADVAAGRDVVMERAVELLGGKVDPAEAGKWFPYFWKTK from the coding sequence ATGCCAATTTCGTTTCCCGTAGCTTTATTCAGGTTCACAGTCGCCGCAGCGGTACTTTTGCTTTGCGCATCATTCGGCATCGGCCAGAAATACGACTCGATCGAAAAAGGCCGAATGAAGGATATGCTTAAGGTCATCAAAAGTGATATCAAAAGCCACTACTTCGACCCGGAATACAAAGGCATCGACCTCGAAGCCAAGTTCCAGGCGGCAGCTGAAAAGCTGAGCGGGGCGACGTCTACCGGGCAAGCTCTCGGCATAATCGCGCAGACCGTTATTGATTTTAATGACTCGCACCTGTACTTTATTCCGCCGGCGACAAACCTGCGTGTCGATTACGGATGGCGTATGTCGTATATCGGCGACAAGTGCATCGTTACGGATGTGAAACCCGGAAGCGACGCGGAGAAAAAAGGGCTGAAACCGGGCGACGAGATCATTGCGATCAATGGCTTTCGCATCACGCGCAGTGAGCTTTGGAAGGTTCAATATTATTACAACAGGATAAGTAAAAGAGGCAGCCTTGTGTTAGCTGTCTTAAGCCCCGGAGCCTCATCCGCCCGCGATATCGAGATCGCATCCGAGGTCAAGCATCAGCCGCAAACGATCGTCGGCGATTCGCTCTTCCGATTAAATGACGATTTCTATAATGAAAAGAATGATGACCACCGCTTTGTAAAGTTGGCCGGCGGCATCACTGTATGGAAAATGCCGAGCTGGGCGTTCGACCCAAGCCTCTCGGGCAATTTGTTCTCTCGGGCTGCTAATGGCCAGTCGATCATAATGGACCTTCGCGGCAACGGCGGAGGTTATGTTGTAAATCTCGAGGATATCGCCGGCTACTTTGTCGATAAGGATACGCAGATCGCGGAACTTAAAGGCCGCAAAAAGATGGATCCGCAGGTCGCAAAGACGAAGGGCAGCAAGGTATTTCCCGGCAAACTGGTGATCCTGCTTGACAGTCGTTCAGGGTCGGCGTCGGAGATATTTGCCAGATTTATGCAGCTTCAAAAACGTGCAACTGTCATCGGCGACGTTTCCGCGGGCGCAGTAATGCAGTCAATGACATACGACCATGACATTGGCGGCGGCAGCTATGTTCTCTTCGCGGTCAGCGTTACCAATGCTGACGTTATCATGAGCGACGGAAAGAGCCTCGAGCATGTAGGCGTCATTCCGGATGAACTCGTGCTCCCTACACCTGCTGATGTTGCCGCGGGACGCGATGTTGTGATGGAGCGTGCTGTCGAACTGCTCGGCGGCAAGGTCGATCCGGCGGAAGCCGGTAAATGGTTCCCGTACTTCTGGAAAACCAAGTAA
- a CDS encoding DinB family protein: MSDTTILISALETAPGVIIPLIREVPADRLKRRPSEGKWSAYEHAIHLSQSDVAFRARLDLILSGPEPLIKTIENSPEDEAGAMLEVDLDASLDRYVRERASLVERLKQLSPDEWQKEAVHEAFDHYSVFIMFRHLLNHEMFHAYRIEELLLKKDWD; the protein is encoded by the coding sequence ATGAGCGATACGACCATTTTGATTTCTGCATTGGAGACGGCGCCGGGTGTGATCATTCCTTTGATCCGGGAGGTTCCGGCCGATAGATTGAAGCGGCGGCCGAGCGAGGGGAAATGGTCGGCGTATGAGCACGCGATCCACTTGTCGCAGTCGGACGTCGCGTTTCGGGCGCGGCTTGATCTGATCCTGTCGGGGCCGGAGCCACTCATCAAAACCATTGAGAATTCTCCCGAGGACGAGGCTGGAGCGATGCTCGAGGTCGATCTGGACGCCTCGCTCGACCGCTACGTCCGCGAGCGCGCGTCGCTTGTAGAAAGGCTCAAGCAGTTATCACCCGACGAATGGCAAAAGGAGGCCGTGCACGAGGCGTTCGATCATTATTCGGTGTTCATAATGTTCCGGCATCTTCTGAACCACGAGATGTTCCACGCGTATCGCATCGAGGAACTCCTGCTCAAGAAGGATTGGGATTAG
- the mgtE gene encoding magnesium transporter — MSNIPRSDSGNWAELRAELLDLHPSEAADAIAGLPENETAVAFRLLPKETAAKVFEYFDKHTQQATIKDLGKAEVAAILNDMAPDDRTAFLEHLPDQILKETLNLLTDDERAIAGTLLGYDENSVGRLMTPYYVQARETWTVKETLESIRRSGRKAETLNVVYVVDDENRLIDDVRIGQFLLADDMTVVSSIIDRKFTALRATMDEEEAVQIFRRYDRSTLPVVTDSGVLVGIVTADDILDVAESEATEDIQKFGGLEALDLPYVRTPFYSLIRKRAGWLIILFLGEMLTASAMGYFDDEIERAVVLALFVPLIISSGGNSGSQAATLIIRAMALDEVTLRDWWYVMRREVLSGLSLGVVLGVIGFVRIALWQGLGIYNYTEHWLLVAVTVFASLIGIVMWGTLSGSMIPFVLRRFGLDPATSSAPFVATLVDVTGLVIYFTIASVILRGTLL; from the coding sequence ATGTCAAACATTCCTCGATCAGACAGCGGCAACTGGGCGGAACTTCGAGCCGAACTTCTCGATTTGCACCCGAGTGAGGCCGCAGATGCCATTGCAGGCCTGCCGGAGAATGAGACGGCGGTCGCTTTTCGCCTGCTGCCGAAGGAGACTGCCGCAAAGGTCTTCGAATATTTTGACAAGCATACGCAGCAGGCGACCATCAAGGATCTCGGCAAAGCTGAAGTTGCGGCCATTCTCAACGATATGGCTCCCGACGACCGTACGGCATTTCTAGAACACCTGCCCGACCAAATACTGAAAGAGACGCTTAATCTTCTGACCGATGACGAACGTGCGATAGCCGGCACGCTCCTCGGCTATGACGAGAACAGCGTCGGCCGTCTTATGACGCCGTATTATGTGCAGGCCCGCGAGACGTGGACTGTAAAGGAGACGCTCGAAAGCATACGCCGATCGGGCCGTAAGGCCGAGACGCTCAACGTGGTTTACGTGGTTGATGACGAGAACCGCTTGATCGACGACGTACGTATCGGCCAATTCCTTCTTGCTGATGATATGACTGTTGTCAGCAGCATCATCGACCGGAAATTCACGGCACTGCGGGCAACGATGGATGAGGAAGAAGCGGTCCAGATCTTTCGGCGTTACGACCGTTCGACGCTGCCCGTCGTTACGGACAGCGGCGTGCTCGTCGGGATCGTAACGGCTGATGACATCCTCGATGTTGCAGAATCCGAAGCGACCGAGGATATCCAGAAGTTCGGCGGACTCGAGGCCCTCGACCTGCCGTATGTGCGTACGCCTTTCTACTCATTGATACGCAAACGCGCGGGCTGGCTCATCATTCTGTTCTTGGGCGAGATGCTCACCGCCTCGGCCATGGGTTACTTCGACGACGAGATCGAACGTGCCGTGGTACTTGCCCTGTTCGTGCCGCTTATCATCTCATCGGGCGGCAACTCGGGTTCCCAGGCCGCGACGCTCATAATCCGTGCCATGGCACTGGACGAGGTAACGCTGCGTGATTGGTGGTATGTGATGCGGCGTGAGGTTCTGTCAGGCCTCTCGCTCGGCGTCGTGCTAGGCGTGATCGGCTTTGTGCGTATAGCGTTGTGGCAAGGCCTCGGCATCTATAACTACACCGAGCATTGGCTGCTCGTTGCCGTTACGGTCTTTGCTTCACTGATCGGAATTGTTATGTGGGGAACGCTTTCTGGCTCGATGATCCCGTTCGTTCTGCGAAGATTCGGCCTCGACCCCGCAACGTCAAGCGCACCTTTCGTCGCCACGCTCGTGGACGTAACGGGCCTCGTTATTTACTTTACGATCGCCTCCGTCATCCTCCGCGGAACCCTCTTGTGA
- a CDS encoding type II toxin-antitoxin system HicB family antitoxin, producing the protein MRYMVVIEKGETSCGAYVPDLPGCVAVGETEAEVKQLIQEAIELHLEDLSESGAAIPPALSRSDYVDVMAG; encoded by the coding sequence ATGCGATACATGGTTGTCATAGAAAAAGGCGAAACGAGTTGTGGAGCGTACGTTCCCGACCTTCCGGGGTGCGTCGCTGTCGGCGAAACCGAAGCCGAGGTCAAACAACTCATTCAGGAGGCCATCGAATTACATCTGGAAGATCTGTCTGAGTCCGGTGCCGCAATTCCGCCTGCATTGTCGCGAAGTGATTATGTTGACGTGATGGCAGGTTAG
- the vsr gene encoding DNA mismatch endonuclease Vsr has protein sequence MVDNITPKQRSSNMSRIRSVNTRPEVAARSLLHRLGYRFRKNVKSLPGKPDIVLKKHDTVIFVHGCFWHKHTGCKRSNMPKSNSGYWELKLLGNVSRDRKHIENLKALGWKVCVVWECEIKNADKLIKKIQRVLDK, from the coding sequence GTGGTTGATAACATTACTCCAAAACAACGAAGTAGCAATATGTCACGTATTCGAAGCGTGAATACTAGGCCCGAAGTCGCGGCCCGCTCACTTCTGCACCGTCTCGGGTATAGATTCCGAAAAAACGTCAAAAGCCTGCCCGGCAAACCGGATATCGTTCTCAAGAAACACGACACGGTAATTTTTGTTCACGGCTGCTTTTGGCATAAGCATACAGGTTGCAAGCGTTCAAATATGCCAAAGAGTAACAGCGGATATTGGGAATTGAAACTTCTGGGAAATGTGTCTCGGGATCGCAAACATATTGAAAATCTGAAAGCCCTAGGATGGAAAGTGTGCGTTGTTTGGGAATGTGAAATCAAGAATGCGGACAAATTAATAAAGAAGATTCAAAGGGTATTGGATAAATGA
- a CDS encoding 6,7-dimethyl-8-ribityllumazine synthase, whose product MKREVLSAAGRPFAIVSTRWHSEFTSRLVAGARKALLDSGVSEADIHEYQVPGTFELPLACQQAASTKQFDAVIALGVVIRGDTPHFEYVAGEAASGIMRAGLDTGVPVLFGVITADTREQAEARCRPGEDNKGCEAALSAIEMAATIEQIKNKKGGSAKTSVV is encoded by the coding sequence CTGAAACGAGAAGTATTGTCAGCGGCAGGCAGGCCATTCGCCATTGTCTCAACTCGCTGGCATTCTGAATTCACTTCAAGGCTTGTCGCGGGTGCCCGCAAAGCTCTGCTCGATAGCGGCGTAAGCGAAGCGGACATTCACGAGTATCAAGTGCCCGGCACATTTGAGCTTCCGCTCGCCTGCCAACAGGCTGCATCCACAAAACAATTTGATGCTGTCATCGCACTCGGTGTCGTTATCCGCGGCGATACGCCGCACTTTGAATACGTTGCCGGCGAGGCCGCTTCGGGCATAATGCGTGCAGGGCTTGATACCGGCGTTCCTGTGCTGTTCGGCGTTATTACCGCCGACACGCGTGAACAGGCCGAGGCTCGCTGCCGACCGGGCGAAGACAATAAAGGCTGCGAAGCAGCTCTTTCTGCGATCGAGATGGCCGCGACTATCGAACAGATCAAGAACAAGAAGGGAGGGTCGGCAAAAACCAGTGTCGTCTGA
- a CDS encoding SRPBCC domain-containing protein, whose amino-acid sequence MEFNINKNTKTVTITAEFDAPRDMVWDAYTRAELLDQWWAPKPFISRTKAMNFEVGGRRFYAMISPEGQERWAVQKYTSITPKTNFKFFNAFADENENLDLPGSDWDLNFSDNGDGTKVSVSIYNESLERMERVIAMGFKEGTEATFENLKELLASLNR is encoded by the coding sequence ATGGAATTCAACATTAACAAGAACACCAAGACCGTTACGATCACGGCGGAGTTCGATGCCCCGCGTGATATGGTTTGGGATGCGTACACGCGGGCCGAACTTCTCGATCAATGGTGGGCGCCGAAGCCCTTTATATCAAGAACGAAGGCCATGAACTTTGAGGTCGGCGGCCGCAGGTTCTATGCGATGATAAGCCCCGAGGGCCAGGAGCGTTGGGCGGTCCAGAAATATACTTCGATCACGCCCAAGACGAACTTCAAGTTCTTCAACGCATTTGCCGACGAGAACGAGAACCTTGACCTTCCCGGCTCGGACTGGGACCTCAATTTTTCGGACAATGGCGACGGCACAAAGGTCAGCGTTTCGATATACAATGAATCGCTCGAACGCATGGAACGGGTAATCGCAATGGGCTTTAAGGAAGGGACCGAGGCGACCTTCGAGAACCTGAAAGAACTCTTAGCAAGCCTGAATCGTTAG
- the nusB gene encoding transcription antitermination factor NusB, translated as MLFAVDMSPEDPEVLTHNYWSELGDEAIDERTRDFANSLVKGTLKNISSIDDCIKVRAEHWRIERMAIVDRNVLRLAVFEFLYFDTPETVSINEALELARKFSSYEATQFINGVLDAIRQDVAVRSSDNAGEPISSSTSAN; from the coding sequence ATGCTGTTCGCCGTCGATATGTCGCCTGAAGATCCCGAGGTGCTGACGCACAACTATTGGAGCGAATTGGGCGATGAGGCCATTGATGAGCGGACACGCGATTTTGCAAACAGCCTCGTCAAGGGAACGCTTAAAAACATCTCTTCGATAGACGACTGCATCAAAGTTCGCGCGGAGCATTGGCGGATCGAACGAATGGCGATAGTTGACCGCAATGTGCTGAGGCTCGCGGTCTTTGAGTTCCTTTATTTTGATACGCCCGAAACTGTTTCGATCAATGAGGCGCTTGAACTTGCACGCAAATTCTCTTCTTACGAGGCCACGCAGTTCATCAACGGTGTGCTCGATGCTATACGGCAGGACGTTGCGGTACGTTCGTCCGACAATGCGGGCGAGCCTATCTCATCATCAACTTCGGCTAATTAG
- a CDS encoding GDP-mannose 4,6-dehydratase, with the protein MANRRVLVTGGAGFIGSHLVDRLLGEGNWTITVLDDLNDFYSPEIKRSNIAGHLKHPDHRFIEADIRDRRAIETVFASNSFDVIVHLAARAGVRPSLDQPRLYAETNITGTLNLLEAARVHGIRQFIFASSSSVYGINCKIPFSEEDRIHQPISPYAATKAAGELLCHTYSHLHDIRTICLRFFTVYGARQRPDLAIHKFTKLIAEGKPIQMYGDGTTRRDYTYIDDIIQGVRSAMDHSGSMHEIFNLGESQTIELKELIRLLERALDMRAVIDQKPLQPGDVPCTYADITKARELLGYNPTTKIADGIPKFVEWFRTSRQRSLL; encoded by the coding sequence ATGGCAAACAGACGCGTATTGGTGACGGGCGGAGCAGGATTCATCGGGTCTCATCTGGTGGATCGCCTTCTCGGCGAAGGGAATTGGACAATTACCGTTCTTGACGACCTTAATGATTTCTATTCACCTGAGATAAAACGCTCGAACATTGCCGGGCATTTGAAGCATCCCGATCACAGATTTATCGAAGCTGATATTCGCGACAGGCGAGCCATCGAAACCGTTTTTGCATCGAATAGTTTCGACGTAATTGTACACCTCGCGGCCCGGGCGGGCGTGAGGCCAAGCCTGGATCAGCCCCGACTTTATGCCGAAACCAATATCACAGGGACACTGAACCTTTTGGAAGCGGCTCGAGTTCACGGCATACGTCAGTTCATATTTGCTTCCAGCTCGAGCGTTTACGGCATCAACTGCAAAATACCGTTCAGCGAGGAGGATAGGATACATCAGCCGATCTCGCCGTATGCTGCGACCAAAGCTGCAGGCGAACTGCTTTGCCATACCTATTCGCACCTGCACGATATTCGAACTATCTGTTTGCGGTTCTTTACGGTTTATGGAGCTCGGCAGCGGCCCGACCTTGCTATCCACAAATTCACAAAGCTGATCGCGGAAGGCAAGCCGATCCAAATGTACGGCGACGGCACCACGCGGCGCGATTACACTTACATCGACGACATTATTCAAGGTGTCCGCTCAGCAATGGATCATAGCGGCTCGATGCATGAGATCTTTAATCTTGGCGAATCGCAGACCATTGAATTGAAAGAACTCATTCGTTTGCTCGAAAGAGCATTGGATATGCGGGCAGTGATCGATCAGAAGCCGCTGCAGCCGGGCGATGTGCCGTGTACATACGCCGACATCACAAAGGCCCGCGAGCTGCTCGGCTATAATCCCACGACAAAGATCGCAGACGGCATTCCGAAGTTCGTTGAATGGTTCCGAACCTCGCGGCAGCGATCTCTCTTATAA
- a CDS encoding NgoFVII family restriction endonuclease: MFTNLQNLEQQEYYLKMLGIVGSLTRLFSANSEPYIDYRIAENLFCKAFEAENLSRSDVSADAKKEKKGIGIKTFLDKGGISFEKIAEFNKNNPLYKNKVEGEKILEIAKLRNDRLSATKAWCQIEDIFYHCVTRGNNKIYVYECNADPINLSEIQITKTTEAAISFNDGTNEYRFVNSKSTLYRKFERDNVLLESDIDILDDPFELLEDLLTKDDQSVVEKFIKKDETLFVPAKYAVKYPRIYLPLYSVRNGEKYIPEKSGLNQWRADGRPRNSNEVYIPIPSWIHKTFPSFFPPRKVAFNLRLSNDQLVSAAVCQDNGKALMSNPNSDLGEWLLRGLMNLDEKTLVEYKYLDGLGVDSVVIDKIGELNYEIDVVQTGSFDDFKEANS, translated from the coding sequence ATGTTTACCAATCTCCAGAATCTAGAACAGCAAGAATATTATCTGAAGATGTTGGGAATCGTTGGTTCGCTAACTCGGCTGTTTTCCGCAAACTCAGAACCTTACATTGATTATCGTATAGCCGAAAACTTGTTTTGTAAGGCCTTTGAGGCTGAAAACCTATCGAGATCTGACGTATCGGCCGATGCGAAAAAAGAGAAAAAAGGCATTGGCATCAAAACGTTCCTTGATAAAGGCGGGATTAGTTTTGAGAAGATTGCCGAGTTTAATAAAAACAATCCCCTCTATAAGAACAAGGTTGAAGGCGAGAAAATATTAGAGATTGCAAAACTTAGAAATGACAGATTATCGGCCACAAAAGCTTGGTGTCAGATTGAAGATATTTTTTATCATTGTGTTACACGCGGTAATAATAAGATTTATGTCTATGAATGTAATGCCGACCCCATAAATCTGTCGGAAATACAAATAACTAAAACGACCGAGGCAGCAATCTCGTTTAATGACGGTACTAATGAATATCGCTTTGTTAACTCAAAAAGCACATTATATCGGAAGTTTGAGCGAGACAACGTACTATTAGAAAGTGACATTGATATTCTTGATGATCCCTTTGAATTGCTTGAGGACCTACTTACCAAAGATGACCAAAGCGTCGTAGAAAAGTTCATCAAGAAGGATGAGACATTGTTCGTTCCTGCGAAATATGCGGTGAAGTATCCTAGAATTTATTTACCGCTGTATTCCGTTAGGAACGGTGAAAAGTATATTCCTGAGAAAAGTGGTTTGAATCAGTGGAGAGCTGATGGAAGACCTCGCAACTCGAACGAAGTCTATATTCCAATACCTTCGTGGATTCATAAAACGTTTCCCAGCTTTTTTCCGCCTCGAAAGGTGGCCTTCAATTTGAGGCTATCGAATGATCAACTGGTTAGTGCAGCAGTTTGCCAAGACAATGGCAAGGCACTTATGAGCAACCCAAACAGTGATTTAGGAGAATGGCTGTTACGTGGACTGATGAATCTCGACGAAAAGACACTAGTTGAGTATAAATATTTGGACGGGCTTGGCGTCGATAGTGTCGTAATTGATAAGATCGGCGAACTTAACTACGAGATTGATGTCGTTCAAACAGGTTCATTCGACGATTTCAAAGAGGCGAATAGCTGA